A window of Citrus sinensis cultivar Valencia sweet orange chromosome 7, DVS_A1.0, whole genome shotgun sequence contains these coding sequences:
- the LOC102611177 gene encoding uncharacterized protein LOC102611177: protein MRRLNSFPNFQNFAIKSIFSFFSSLSKTHNTNPILLNYLIETLKIPESRALVISNKYSHIKSLEKQQTVRQFFRNVGLSDNHIQLAVSATPKILFSDINKTLKPKIELFQRLGFVGSDLGKFVSKNSFLLAVSLEKKLIPCVKIIQKILADRTTNENLIRVVSRCNWILTRDPEKSGLLRNIEYLKSCGIVGSQLSALLVRQTRLFCFEELKLRQLVLRLLDMGFSTDSRMFVHGLDALCCFSEETVDRKLDLFRSYGFSKEEFMEMFRRAPGIIRSSEESLKSRLEFFLKEIKFKKSVLVHNPVCLTLSVENRVIPRYRVFQIVMSRGMLKKELSFRSMLLLSEENFLEKFVLSFGEDAEELLLAYKGHKLGSSGEQQLQ from the coding sequence ATGCGGAGACTCAATTCATTTCCAAATTTCCAAAACTTCGCAATCAAATCCATTTTCTCATTCTTCTCTTCACTTTCGAAGACCCATAATACAAACCCCATCCTCCTTAATTACCTAATCGAAACCCTAAAAATTCCCGAATCACGAGCCCTTGTGATCTCAAACAAATACTCTCACATTAAATCCCTAGAAAAACAGCAAACTGTGCGTCAATTTTTCCGCAATGTTGGGTTATCCGATAACCACATTCAGCTGGCAGTTAGTGCAACACCCAAAATTCTATTCTCCGATATTAACAAGACCCTTAAACCAAAGATTGAGCTTTTTCAACGTTTGGGTTTTGTGGGTTCTGATTTGGGTAAGTTTGTTTCCAAAAATTCATTCCTTTTAGCTGTTAGTTTggagaaaaaattgattcCATGTGTTAAAATTATTCAGAAAATATTAGCAGATCGTACTActaatgaaaatttgattcgTGTTGTTAGTAGATGCAACTGGATTCTCACAAGAGACCCAGAGAAATCAGGGCTATTAAGAAACATTGAATACTTGAAGAGTTGTGGCATTGTTGGTTCTCAGTTGTCTGCTTTATTAGTGAGGCAAACTAGGCTATTTTGTTTTGAGGAATTGAAACTTAGACAGCTTGTTTTGCGGCTTTTAGATATGGGCTTTTCGACTGACTCTAGGATGTTTGTTCATGGATTGGATGCACTTTGCTGCTTTAGCGAAGAAACAGTTGATAGAAAATTGGATTTATTTAGGAGCTATGGATTTTCCAAAGAAGAGTTCATGGAAATGTTTCGGAGGGCACCTGGAATAATTAGGTCGTCTGAGGAGAGTTTAAAGTCGAGACTTGAGTTCTTTCTGAAAgagatcaaatttaaaaagtcgGTGTTGGTTCATAATCCAGTTTGTTTAACGCTAAGTGTAGAAAATCGAGTGATTCCTCGATATAGGGTTTTTCAGATTGTTATGTCAAGGGGAATGTTGAAGAAGGAATTGAGTTTTCGTTCAATGCTGCTCTTGAGTGAGGAGAATTTCTTGGAGAAGTTTGTGTTGAGTTTTGGAGAAGATGCAGAGGAGTTGTTGCTAGCTTACAAGGGCCACAAGTTGGGTTCTTCTGGAGAACAACAATTACAATGa
- the LOC102615995 gene encoding transcription termination factor MTERF5, chloroplastic-like, protein MQRLNSFRNSQNFAIKSFFSFFSSVSKTPNTNSIFLNYLIETVNIPKSRALVISNQFSRIKTLEKPQTVSQFLHSVGFSDTHIQLAVHTKPTILFADVNKTLKPKIAYFQQLGLVGSDLGKFISKYPNVLTASLERKLIPCVEILKKILAEDSNNEDLIRVIRRMSWDLVVIDPEKSGLLRNIEYLKSCGIVGSQLSMLLVRLPRLFCFNDLKLRQLVLRVLDMGFTTDSRMFVHGLDALCRLSEKTFDRKLDLFRSYGFSKEECIEMIRTAPRLLSASEERLKSGLDFFLKKIEFGKAVLVRMPCCMMYSIENRVIPRYRVFQIVMVRRMLKKDWSFPSVLVLSEENFLNKYVLSFGDDAEELLLAYKGHKLGSSSKKQLFQ, encoded by the coding sequence ATGCAGAGACTCAATTCATTCCGAAATTCCCAAAACTTTGCAATCAAAtccttcttctcattcttctCTTCCGTTTCGAAAACCCCAAATACAAACTCCATCTTCCTCAATTATTTAATCGAAACCGTAAATATTCCCAAATCACGAGCCCTTGTGATCTCAAACCAATTCTCACGCATTAAAACCCTTGAAAAACCGCAAACTGTGTCTCAATTTTTGCACAGTGTTGGATTCTCTGACACCCACATTCAATTGGCAGTTCATACAAAACCCACTATTCTCTTCGCTGATGTTAACAAAACCCTTAAACCAAAGATCGCATATTTCCAGCAGCTGGGCCTCGTGGGTTCTGATTTGGGTAAGTTTATTTCCAAGTATCCAAATGTTTTAACTGCTAGtttagagagaaaattgaTTCCATGTGTTGAAAttcttaagaaaattttagcGGAGGACTCTAATAATGAAGATTTGATTCGTGTTATTCGTAGAATGAGTTGGGATCTTGTGGTAATAGACCCGGAGAAATCGGGGTTGTTAAGAAACATTGAATACTTGAAAAGCTGTGGCATTGTTGGGTCTCAGCTGTCAATGTTATTAGTGAGGCTACCTAGgctattttgttttaatgatTTGAAACTTAGACAGCTTGTTTTGCGGGTTTTAGATATGGGCTTTACGACTGACTCTAGGATGTTTGTTCATGGATTGGATGCACTTTGCCGCTTGAGTGAAAAAACATTTGATAGAAAATTGGATTTATTTAGGAGCTATGGATTCTCAAAAGAAGAGTGCATTGAAATGATTAGGACAGCACCTAGATTGCTTAGTGCGTCGGAGGAGAGGTTGAAGTCTGGACTTGATTTCTTCTTGAAAAAGATTGAATTTGGAAAGGCGGTGCTGGTTCGTATGCCCTGCTGCATGATGTACAGCATTGAAAATCGAGTGATTCCTCGATATAGGGTTTTTCAAATTGTTATGGTGAGGAGGATGTTGAAGAAGGATTGGAGTTTTCCTTCAGTACTGGTTTTGAGTGAGGAGAATTTCTTGAACAAGTATGTGCTGAGTTTTGGAGATGATGCAGAGGAGTTGTTGCTAGCTTACAAGGGCCACAAGTTGGGTTCTTCTTCTAAAAAACAACTATTTCAGTGA